In Gossypium arboreum isolate Shixiya-1 chromosome 5, ASM2569848v2, whole genome shotgun sequence, a single genomic region encodes these proteins:
- the LOC108451209 gene encoding pollen receptor-like kinase 3 produces the protein MAVARFFRLFPLLLSSSFVVLSPLASSASDSEALLRLKESLINAGALDSWVPGSNPCNGSQGTWEGLRCSNGVVTGLRLEGMGLSGYINVEALVEIQSLRVFSVANNSFTDVIPEINRLGSLKVLFLSMNQFSGVIPSEYFDNMGSLKKVWLSNNKFTGNIPVSLPRLSRLIDLHLENNQFSGQIPAFDNPTLKYMNVSNNQLEGEIPSSLSKFNADSFAGNPGLCGEQVGVECSKADQPTSKTIVTALITLGAVLFIAIIFFAFRWRKKKQQNDLKELKTGNSNDAVEVPVSVITDKKEESVKSACSTRKDSNHGRPSTVAELVMVNDEKGVIGLPDLLKSAAEVLGNGSLGSSYKVKMTNGVALVVKRMRQMNALGNDAFDAEVRKLGNLRHPNVLPPLAYHYRKEEKLFVYEYFSKGSLFYQLHGDGGKSGGELDWPTRVKIVRGIAEGLDYLHKEFPLRDVPHGNLKSSNVLLDPDNHPFLSDYGFHPLVNIDGLQALCAYKTPEAVQQKTVSPKSDVYCLGVIILEILTGEIPCQCLNDSKGGTDIVQWVASAFSEGRQAELLDTGMEGCRNSVGSMEKLLRVGALCTETSPEKRLDIKETIRMIEEIQVEGSVE, from the exons ATGGCGGTGGCTAGGTTTTTCAGGCTATTTCCCCTCTTGTTGTCGTCATCTTTCGTCGTCCTATCGCCATTGGCATCTTCTGCGTCGGATTCCGAGGCCTTGTTGAGGCTCAAGGAATCTTTAATCAATGCCGGTGCTCTTGATTCTTGGGTGCCAGGCTCCAACCCTTGCAATGGTTCCCAAGGAACTTGGGAAGGATTGCGTTGCTCTAATGGCGTCGTCACGGGTTTGCGTCTCGAAGGGATGGGATTATCGGGGTATATCAATGTCGAAGCGTTGGTTGAGATCCAGAGTTTGCGTGTTTTCAGTGTTGCTAACAATTCTTTCACAGACGTCATTCCCGAAATTAATCGTTTGGGTAGTTTGAAGGTATTGTTCTTGTCGATGAATCAATTTTCGGGTGTGATTCCGTCCGAGTATTTTGACAACATGGGTTCGCTGAAGAAAGTTTGGTTATCAAACAACAAATTTACGGGGAACATTCCAGTTTCATTGCCTCGTTTGTCTCGTCTCATTGACTTGCATCTAGAAAACAATCAATTTAGTGGACAAATTCCGGCTTTTGATAACCCAACTTTGAAGTACATGAATGTATCAAACAACCAACTCGAAGGTGAGATTCCTTCTAGTTTGTCGAAATTCAATGCAGATTCGTTCGCGGGGAATCCGGGACTCTGCGGAGAACAGGTCGGCGTTGAGTGTAGCAAGGCAGACCAGCCAACTTCCAAAACCATTGTTACTGCATTGATTACGTTAGGAGCCGTTCTATTTATAGCGATTATATTCTTTGCGTTTCGATGGAGGAAAAAGAAGCAACAAAACGATTTAAAGGAGCTAAAAACCGGAAACTCTAATGACGCAGTTGAGGTGCCGGTTTCCGTTATAACTGATAAAAAAGAAGAAAGCGTAAAGAGTGCATGCTCGACCCGCAAAGATTCTAATCATGGAAGGCCCAGTACTGTAGCAGAACTAGTCATGGTGAACGATGAAAAGGGTGTTATTGGGTTGCCAGATTTGTTGAAATCCGCGGCGGAAGTGCTCGGAAATGGATCGTTGGGGTCCTCTTATAAGGTTAAGATGACGAATGGAGTGGCATTGGTGGTGAAAAGGATGCGCCAAATGAATGCATTAGGGAATGATGCGTTTGATGCAGAAGTTAGAAAGCTCGGAAATCTACGACACCCTAATGTTTTGCCACCTTTAGCTTACCATTACCGTAAAGAAGAAAAGCTTTTTGTCTACGAGTACTTTTCTAAAGGCAGTTTGTTTTACCAATTGCATG GTGATGGTGGGAAATCTGGTGGTGAACTTGATTGGCCGACCAGAGTGAAGATTGTGCGAGGAATAGCGGAGGGACTCGATTATCTCCACAAGGAATTTCCTTTACGTGACGTGCCTCACGGTAATCTCAAATCAAGCAATGTTCTACTCGACCCCGATAATCATCCATTTCTCTCGGACTATGGATTTCACCCATTAGTAAACATCGACGGTTTACAGGCCCTATGTGCTTATAAAACCCCAGAAGCCGTGCAACAAAAAACAGTATCTCCTAAAAGTGATGTATATTGCCTAGGAGTCATAATTCTGGAGATCCTCACAGGAGAAATCCCTTGCCAGTGTCTTAACGATAGCAAAGGCGGAACTGATATAGTCCAATGGGTGGCATCCGCGTTTTCAGAAGGGAGACAGGCTGAGTTGCTTGATACAGGGATGGAGGGGTGCCGAAATTCAGTGGGCAGCATGGAGAAGCTCCTTCGTGTAGGCGCACTTTGCACTGAAACTAGTCCCGAGAAGCGATTAGACATTAAAGAAACCATTAGAATGATAGAAGAGATACAAGTAGAAGGAAGCGTAGAGTGA
- the LOC108450734 gene encoding exocyst complex component EXO70A1-like, which translates to METPANSTKDNSGYESAEKIILRWDSTASEVGRERMIFGTDRQEADFYLQAVDEIQRSLSSASISDCSHNVDADNQSKVKTTIQIAMARLEDEFRNILIIHTSALEIDSLFDSSTSFSSSTPTHHDLEDDEDCISDDSGSSRNNLLQLHHCESSDSSTYRTSSSIREVDLMPAEAICDLQAIAMRMIAAGYLRECIQVYGSVRKSSVDSSFRKLGIEKLSIGDVQRLEWEALEGKIRRWIRTARVCVRILFASEKKLCEQIFDCVGTDIDDACFMETVKGPAIQLFNFAEAISISRRSPEKLFKILDLHDALMELLPDIEAVFDSKSSDSIRVQAAEILSRLAEAARGILSEFENAVLREPSRVPVPGGTIHPLTRYVMNYISLISDYKQTLIELIMSKPSTGSRYSGDPSTPDMEFTELEGKTPLALHLIWIIVVLQFNLDGKSKHYRDVSLAHLFMMNNVHYIVQKVKGSPELREMIGDDCLRKLTGKFRQAATSYQRATWVSVLYCLRDEGLHVSGSFSSGVSKTALRERFKTFNAMFEEVHRTQSMWLIPDGQLREELRISISEKLLPAYRSFLGRFRSHIESGKHPENYIKYSAEDLETAVLDLFEGYPAS; encoded by the coding sequence ATGGAGACGCCGGCGAATAGTACTAAGGATAATAGTGGCTACGAATCGGCGGAGAAAATAATCTTACGGTGGGATTCAACGGCATCGGAGGTAGGAAGAGAGAGGATGATCTTCGGTACGGATCGTCAAGAAGCTGATTTTTACCTCCAAGCTGTCGATGAAATCCAACGGTCATTATCCAGCGCATCAATCTCAGACTGTTCCCACAACGTCGACGCTGATAATCAGTCAAAAGTCAAGACCACAATCCAGATCGCCATGGCTCGTCTCGAAGACGAGTTCCGCAACATTCTCATCATTCACACTTCCGCTTTAGAAATCGATTCCCTCTTCGATTCATCGACGTCGTTTTCATCATCAACTCCCACTCATCACGACCTCGAAGATGATGAAGACTGCATAAGCGACGATAGTGGCAGTAGTAGGAACAATCTCCTTCAGCTTCACCACTGTGAATCTTCGGATAGCTCGACTTACCGAACTTCGAGCAGCATTCGAGAAGTGGATCTGATGCCGGCCGAAGCGATTTGCGATTTACAAGCGATTGCGATGAGGATGATTGCGGCTGGGTACTTACGCGAATGTATTCAAGTGTACGGCAGCGTGAGGAAATCGTCCGTTGACTCCAGTTTCAGGAAACTCGGAATCGAGAAGCTAAGCATAGGAGATGTCCAAAGGCTTGAATGGGAAGCTCTGGAGGGTAAAATTCGGCGCTGGATTCGAACCGCCAGAGTTTGCGTCAGGATTTTGTTTGCGAGCGAGAAGAAGCTTTGCGAGCAAATCTTCGATTGTGTGGGAACGGATATTGATGACGCGTGTTTCATGGAGACAGTTAAAGGGCCCGCAATTCAGTTGTTTAACTTCGCAGAAGCCATAAGTATAAGTAGGAGATCTCCTGAAAAGCTTTTCAAGATACTCGATTTACACGATGCTTTGATGGAGTTATTGCCTGATATTGAGGCGGTTTTCGATTCGAAATCATCGGATTCAATTCGAGTTCAGGCTGCCGAGATTTTGTCCAGGTTAGCTGAGGCCGCCCGGGGGATTTTATCTGAATTTGAAAACGCAGTTTTAAGAGAGCCTTCTAGGGTCCCTGTCCCTGGTGGGACGATTCACCCTTTGACAAGGTATGTCATGAACTACATCAGTTTAATATCTGATTATAAACAGACATTGATTGAGCTTATAATGTCGAAACCATCGACTGGTTCGAGGTATTCTGGTGATCCATCAACCCCGGATATGGAGTTTACTGAGTTGGAAGGGAAAACTCCTTTAGCTttgcatttaatttggattattgtGGTTTTGCAATTCAATTTGGATGGGAAGTCCAAGCATTACAGAGATGTATCTTTGGCACATCTGTTTATGATGAATAATGTTCATTACATCGTACAGAAGGTTAAAGGGTCACCCGAGTTGAGGGAAATGATTGGGGATGATTGTTTGAGGAAGTTGACTGGGAAGTTTAGGCAGGCCGCCACGAGTTACCAGAGAGCAACCTGGGTCAGTGTTTTGTATTGTTTGAGAGATGAAGGGTTGCATGTGAGTGGAAGTTTTTCTTCTGGGGTGTCCAAGACTGCATTGAGGGAAAGGTTTAAGACTTTCAATGCTATGTTCGAGGAGGTTCATCGGACTCAATCCATGTGGTTGATACCCGATGGTCAGCTTAGGGAGGAACTAAGGATTTCTATATCCGAGAAGTTGCTGCCAGCATATCGGTCATTTCTGGGGCGGTTCAGGAGCCATATAGAGAGTGGGAAACACCCTGAGAATTACATCAAGTATTCAGCTGAAGACTTGGAAACTGCTGTGTTGGATTTATTCGAGGGATACCCTGCGTCCTAG
- the LOC108453259 gene encoding uncharacterized protein LOC108453259: MPKLRNTLLFFCFVFFSEASVHEYNGQKFVSKGNAFVVHGGSEGIYSSFADTHNVTAIADDSFVRLEKITFRRPKESSNFSSHSIQAIVFEVEDREAIGGSAYGGQRAVCCTADLAKLGVCSEGEIIHRPSTKNPGWPKVFAVSFSEDDEVTTLPLKSIQITKTGMYNLYFIHCDLNLKDLTVEGKTVWKNPTGYLPGRMAPLMNFYGFMSLAFVILGIFWFLQYARFWREVLPLQNCITLVITLGMLEMALWYFDYAEFNDSGTRPVGITMWAVTFDTIKRTIARIIILMVSMGYGVVRPTLGGLTSKVTMLGATFFLASEILELVENVGAVSDLSGKARLFLVLPVAILDAFFILWIFTSLSSTLNKLQARRMVAKLDIYRKFTNALAVAVIVSVGWICYEIYFKANDVYNEQWQNAWIIPAFWQILSFSLLCVICVLWAPSQNSTRYAYSGEANEDFDKDDTNLTLIKPSPTPSKEFRTAPETRTVQGSNGASSNGDLEEDKTE, from the exons ATGCCGAAGCTTCGAAATACACTTTTGTTTTTCTGCTTTGTTTTCTTCAGTGAAGCTTCAGTTCATGAGTACAATGGACAGAAATTCGTCAGTAAAGGCAATGCATTCGTCGTCCATGGCGGTAGCGAAGGCATTTATTCTTCTTTTGCTGACACCCACAATGTAACTGCCATTGCTGATGACTCTTTCGTCCG TCTTGAGAAGATTACATTCCGTAGACCCAAAGAATCTTCTAACTTTAGCTCGCACTCAATCCAAGCAATCGTTTTTGAGGTGGAAGATAGAGAGGCGATTGGGGGTTCAGCTTATGGGGGACAAAGAGCTGTTTGTTGCACCGCAGATCTTGCAAAACTCGGTGTCTGTTCAGAAGGAGAAATTATTCATCGCCCTTCCACAAAGAATCCTGGCTGGCCTAAAGTGTTCGCCGTCTCATTTAGTGAAGATGATGAGGTTACAACATTGCCATTGAAATCTATACAAATTACGAAAACCGGGATGTATAACTTGTACTTCATTCACTGTGATTTAAATCTTAAAGATTTGACTGTTGAAGGGAAAACTGTATGGAAAAACCCTACTGGCTATCTGCCTGGAAGAATGGCACCTCTGATGAACTTCTATGGCTTCATGTCCCTCGCTTTTGTGATCCTCGGAATCTTTTGGTTCCTGCAATACGCAAGATTTTGGAGAGAAGTTCTTCCTTTGCAAAATTGTATAACATTAGTAATAACCCTTGGCATGCTTGAGATGGCTCTTTGGTATTTTGATTACGCTGAGTTCAATGACAGTGGAACCAGGCCTGTTGGAATCACCATGTGGGCAGTCACCTTTGATACTATTAAACGTACAATTGCACGGattattattttgatggtttCCATGGGTTATGGTGTTGTGAGACCTACTCTTGGTGGCCTTACTTCAAAGGTAACCATGCTTGGAGCAACCTTCTTTCTGGCATCTGAAATTCTTGAGCTGGTAGAAAATGTTGGTGCTGTGAGTGATCTTTCTGGAAAGGCAAGACTATTTTTGGTTCTTCCAGTTGCAATCTTAGATGCCTTCTTTATTCTTTGGATATTTACTTCTCTGTCTTCAACTTTAAATAAACTTCAg GCTAGAAGGATGGTGGCAAAGCTGGATATATACAGGAAGTTCACAAATGCATTGGCAGTAGCAGTTATTGTCTCTGTCGGTTGGATTTGCTACGAG ATTTACTTCAAGGCAAATGATGTTTACAACGAGCAGTGGCAGAATGCTTGGATCATCCCAGCCTTCTGGCAAATCTTGTCTTTCTCTCTGCTATGTGTCATCTGTGTTCTTTGGGCTCCTTCTCAGAATTCTACACG GTATGCTTACTCCGGTGAAGCAAATGAAGATTTTGACAAAGATGATACTAATTTGACACTCATAAAACCCTCTCCAACACCTTCAAAAGAATTTAGAACTGCACCAGAAACTAGAACGGTGCAGGGCAGCAATGGAGCATCCTCTAATGGTGATTTGGAAGAAGACAAGACAGAGTGA